In Chryseobacterium camelliae, one DNA window encodes the following:
- a CDS encoding GNAT family N-acetyltransferase, producing MSQQIRLATFDDYTRIMEIWESAVRATHDFLKEEDLIHFKKAIPADYLPNLDVFLLIEEGVPIGFSAASEGNLEMLFIHDGKRGKGYGKKLFYFMKETQGVTRVDVNEQNQQAIGFYEQLGFRKADRSEKDGSGKNYPIIHMLLHDNKT from the coding sequence ATGTCACAACAAATCAGGCTCGCAACCTTTGACGATTATACCAGAATAATGGAAATCTGGGAATCTGCGGTACGGGCAACGCATGACTTTCTTAAGGAAGAGGATTTGATCCATTTCAAAAAAGCGATTCCGGCAGATTACCTGCCCAACCTAGATGTATTCCTGCTTATTGAAGAAGGCGTCCCCATCGGATTCTCAGCCGCCTCCGAAGGAAATCTTGAAATGCTTTTTATCCATGACGGAAAGCGTGGAAAGGGCTACGGGAAGAAACTATTTTATTTTATGAAGGAGACGCAGGGCGTTACCCGGGTGGATGTGAATGAACAAAACCAACAGGCTATAGGCTTTTATGAGCAACTGGGCTTCAGAAAAGCAGACCGGTCGGAGAAAGATGGCTCAGGTAAAAATTACCCCATCATCCACATGCTTCTCCATGATAACAAAACATAA
- a CDS encoding Crp/Fnr family transcriptional regulator: MGTACGLTNYKFKVYHQLEEYFKARTEIDDKTLSHIASYFKLKKTKRNEFLLKEGEICKHFYFINKGCIRLFNVNKEGEEGTRYFHFEDAFGSALSSLINQRPAFEFMQTIEPSELLLINREDYFHLVETVPQFGFVYRQILELAYIKSQERIYCFQGLEAIEKVRWVLTNQTKLLTRLSNKMVASYLGLTPQTLSRLKSKL, encoded by the coding sequence TTGGGAACTGCATGCGGTTTAACAAATTATAAATTTAAAGTGTATCACCAATTAGAAGAATATTTTAAAGCAAGAACTGAAATTGACGATAAGACCCTGTCTCATATTGCTTCATATTTCAAATTGAAAAAAACCAAAAGAAACGAATTTCTTTTGAAAGAAGGCGAAATCTGTAAACACTTCTATTTTATAAACAAAGGTTGCATCCGGCTTTTTAACGTGAATAAAGAAGGCGAAGAGGGAACAAGATATTTTCATTTTGAAGATGCTTTTGGGAGTGCGCTATCAAGTTTGATCAATCAAAGACCTGCATTTGAATTTATGCAGACTATTGAACCTTCGGAACTCTTATTGATCAACCGCGAAGACTATTTTCATCTGGTTGAAACGGTTCCACAGTTTGGCTTTGTTTACAGGCAGATTTTAGAATTGGCTTATATAAAATCCCAGGAACGCATTTATTGTTTTCAGGGTTTGGAAGCAATAGAAAAAGTTCGGTGGGTTCTTACAAATCAGACAAAATTACTGACCAGACTATCCAACAAAATGGTTGCATCCTACTTGGGACTTACCCCTCAAACCTTAAGCAGATTGAAATCAAAGCTCTAA
- the lpdA gene encoding dihydrolipoyl dehydrogenase — MEEFDITVIGSGPGGYVAAIRSAQLGYKTALVEKYSTLGGTCTNVGCIPTKALLDSTHHYAEAAKSFNAHGIEFSGLGLNFEQMYNRKKEVVAKNTQGLDFLMRKNRIKVLQGSGSFLNNDSLKILHADQTETVIKSQKFIIATGSKPATIPGVTIDKNRIITSTEALALKEQPESIVIIGGGVIGVEMASIFNRIGTKVTIVEYADTLIANMDRELGVTLAKILTREGVEIQCGEAVYKAENLGNAAKVYFRNKQGEEQELTADYILVAVGRKPYVNGLGLENTNVELNANGTIKVNELLQTTVLNIFAIGDVIGGAMLAHKAEEEAVFVVERINGQKPHINYGRIPSVVYTWPEVASVGVTEEELKKQGLEYTIGKFPFAVNARARAGMEPDGFVKVLSDPKYGELLGVHIIGARAADLIAQAVVGLEYEVTASDMASLCYAHPTYSEVLKEAYTIAAGKPSVNI, encoded by the coding sequence ATGGAAGAATTTGATATTACCGTTATCGGGTCAGGTCCCGGCGGATATGTAGCTGCGATCAGGAGCGCTCAATTAGGTTATAAAACAGCTTTGGTTGAAAAATACAGTACATTGGGAGGCACCTGTACAAACGTTGGCTGCATTCCTACCAAAGCATTGCTGGACAGCACGCATCATTATGCAGAAGCGGCAAAGAGCTTTAATGCGCATGGAATTGAGTTTTCCGGCCTCGGGCTCAATTTTGAACAGATGTACAACCGAAAAAAAGAGGTAGTGGCTAAAAATACACAGGGCCTTGATTTCCTAATGCGAAAAAACAGGATCAAAGTTCTACAGGGCTCGGGATCTTTCCTCAACAATGATTCCCTGAAAATATTACATGCTGATCAGACGGAAACCGTAATAAAGTCACAGAAATTCATTATTGCTACCGGATCAAAACCCGCCACGATTCCCGGGGTCACCATTGATAAAAACAGGATCATTACCTCTACCGAAGCCCTGGCTCTGAAGGAACAGCCTGAGAGCATTGTGATCATCGGCGGAGGCGTGATTGGTGTAGAAATGGCTTCCATATTCAATAGGATCGGCACAAAAGTAACGATTGTAGAATATGCTGACACTCTGATTGCCAATATGGACCGTGAACTGGGAGTAACCTTAGCAAAAATATTAACCAGAGAAGGCGTAGAAATACAATGCGGGGAAGCCGTCTACAAAGCCGAAAACCTCGGCAATGCAGCTAAGGTTTATTTCAGAAATAAACAAGGTGAAGAACAGGAACTTACTGCCGACTATATCCTCGTTGCTGTCGGCAGAAAACCTTATGTGAATGGTCTGGGGCTGGAAAACACCAATGTGGAATTGAATGCCAACGGTACAATTAAAGTCAATGAACTGCTTCAGACAACAGTTTTAAATATTTTTGCCATCGGAGATGTAATCGGCGGCGCCATGCTGGCCCATAAAGCAGAGGAAGAAGCGGTATTTGTGGTGGAAAGAATCAATGGTCAGAAACCTCATATCAATTATGGCCGTATTCCTTCGGTAGTGTACACCTGGCCGGAAGTTGCTTCTGTAGGAGTTACGGAAGAAGAATTAAAAAAACAGGGACTGGAATATACTATTGGTAAATTTCCATTTGCCGTAAATGCCAGAGCAAGGGCGGGTATGGAGCCTGACGGTTTTGTAAAGGTGCTTTCCGATCCGAAATATGGAGAACTTTTAGGAGTGCACATTATCGGCGCCCGGGCGGCGGACCTGATCGCACAGGCAGTTGTCGGCCTGGAATACGAAGTAACAGCAAGCGATATGGCTTCCCTCTGCTATGCCCACCCGACGTATTCAGAAGTGCTGAAAGAAGCCTATACCATCGCAGCCGGGAAACCATCTGTGAATATTTAA
- a CDS encoding alpha/beta fold hydrolase: protein MGYIELRNTAIYYQIYGAENKDTIVLVSGLNTQMTRWEATFVKMLADEGFLVICFDNRDCGKSTFTTDRHSDTFNFSLNSFLQDPEKYPPAYSLHDMADDIRDLLQSLNIEKAHIVGRSMGGIIAQLFASRYPAMTQTLTLLMSSSFNPALPKPDDALVRKMTSSSVNFEDNPEAYLKERIDFMKAIYGSRYILNEEKERTLIIEDQVRQSSAVRPYRQIIALISYVFNPGLLTDLQVPALVIHGNEDPLFSIEHAIDLKNNIPGCQLIIKKGMGHAIPQALFPSLVQDISNLIATQYDQGEQS from the coding sequence ATGGGTTATATTGAACTAAGAAATACCGCTATATATTATCAGATATACGGTGCTGAAAACAAGGATACTATTGTATTGGTTAGCGGTCTGAATACGCAGATGACACGCTGGGAAGCAACATTCGTTAAGATGCTTGCCGACGAAGGGTTCCTGGTTATCTGTTTTGATAACAGGGACTGCGGAAAAAGTACGTTTACAACAGATCGCCATAGCGATACGTTCAATTTTTCGCTGAACAGTTTTTTACAGGACCCCGAAAAATATCCTCCTGCTTATTCTTTACATGATATGGCGGATGACATCAGGGATCTGCTGCAATCGCTGAATATTGAAAAGGCACACATTGTCGGGCGATCCATGGGAGGGATCATTGCGCAGTTATTTGCATCACGGTATCCGGCAATGACTCAGACACTGACCTTATTGATGTCTTCAAGCTTTAATCCGGCTCTTCCGAAACCTGATGATGCACTGGTAAGAAAAATGACCAGCTCATCTGTAAATTTTGAAGATAATCCGGAAGCATACCTGAAAGAAAGAATAGACTTTATGAAAGCTATTTATGGCAGCAGATATATTCTCAATGAAGAAAAAGAGCGGACATTAATTATTGAAGATCAAGTCCGGCAATCTTCTGCAGTCAGGCCTTATCGTCAGATCATTGCCCTCATCAGTTATGTATTTAATCCAGGTCTTCTCACAGATCTTCAGGTACCTGCACTGGTTATACACGGGAACGAAGATCCATTGTTCAGTATTGAACATGCGATTGATTTAAAAAACAATATACCCGGCTGTCAGCTTATCATCAAAAAAGGGATGGGGCACGCGATACCGCAGGCACTGTTTCCATCATTGGTGCAGGATATTTCAAATCTTATCGCTACACAATATGATCAAGGTGAGCAATCGTAA
- a CDS encoding VOC family protein yields the protein MIEGLYETHVQVKNLKKAVQFYTEVLGLALAHYDETRPIAFLWIGENKKAMLGLWEQPENLQKRHFAFSCSKDFILQAANIFLENNGLQAYNFLKNGTQAPMVFAWMPALALYFDDPDGNQLEFIHILEGEGRPELGVVSYEEWIKINSTHQNKS from the coding sequence ATGATCGAAGGACTCTATGAAACGCATGTTCAGGTAAAAAACCTGAAAAAAGCGGTGCAGTTTTACACTGAAGTGTTGGGACTCGCATTGGCGCATTATGATGAAACCAGGCCTATCGCCTTTCTCTGGATCGGAGAAAATAAGAAGGCGATGCTTGGTTTGTGGGAACAGCCGGAGAATCTACAGAAGAGGCATTTCGCTTTCAGCTGCTCTAAAGATTTTATCTTACAGGCTGCCAATATTTTCCTGGAAAACAACGGATTGCAGGCGTATAATTTCCTTAAGAATGGTACCCAAGCGCCAATGGTCTTTGCCTGGATGCCGGCTCTTGCGCTGTATTTTGATGATCCGGACGGAAACCAATTGGAATTCATCCATATCCTGGAAGGCGAAGGCAGGCCGGAACTGGGTGTCGTAAGCTATGAAGAATGGATCAAAATCAATTCAACCCATCAGAATAAATCATGA
- a CDS encoding class I SAM-dependent methyltransferase, whose amino-acid sequence MNIEDNYVDINRRSWNDRTETHIKSGFYDVDGFLKGKNSLKDIELNILGDLSNTSVLHLQCHFGQDSISLSRLGAEVVGVDLSDVAIAKARELAKQAHSTASFICSDVYDLPNHLDRQFDIVFTSYGTIGWLPDLDRWAKVISKFLKPGGRFIFVEFHPVVWMYDVRFEKIEYRYFNSGAIIETEKGTYADKEAQIEVKTIGWNHSLGEVISSLIQNGLGITYFEEFDYSPYSNFDHSVESEPGKFRIAHLEDKIPMVYALSATKTNI is encoded by the coding sequence ATGAATATCGAGGATAACTACGTAGACATCAACCGGAGGTCCTGGAATGACCGCACAGAAACCCATATCAAATCCGGTTTTTATGATGTGGACGGTTTCTTAAAGGGCAAAAATTCGCTAAAAGATATCGAACTGAATATACTGGGAGATCTTTCCAATACCTCTGTCCTGCATTTACAATGTCATTTCGGGCAGGACAGCATATCGTTAAGCCGTCTAGGAGCCGAGGTAGTGGGCGTTGATCTCTCGGATGTGGCGATTGCGAAAGCCCGGGAACTGGCAAAGCAGGCCCACTCCACTGCATCGTTTATCTGCAGCGACGTTTACGACCTGCCCAATCATCTGGATCGTCAGTTTGACATTGTTTTTACGAGCTATGGGACCATCGGCTGGCTTCCCGACCTGGATCGGTGGGCAAAGGTGATTTCAAAGTTCCTGAAACCCGGCGGTAGATTTATCTTCGTGGAGTTTCATCCTGTGGTGTGGATGTATGATGTCCGGTTTGAAAAAATCGAATACAGGTATTTTAATTCCGGTGCCATTATAGAAACGGAAAAAGGAACCTACGCAGATAAAGAGGCGCAAATTGAAGTAAAAACAATTGGCTGGAACCACAGCTTAGGCGAGGTAATCAGCAGCCTGATACAAAACGGCCTCGGCATAACCTATTTTGAAGAGTTTGACTATTCACCATATAGTAACTTTGATCATTCGGTAGAATCTGAGCCCGGCAAGTTCAGAATTGCTCACCTGGAAGACAAAATCCCGATGGTTTACGCGTTGTCGGCAACAAAAACCAATATATGA
- a CDS encoding alpha/beta hydrolase: MEEHRLDELHPKYGLAAYLAILHKLQEKNTLILSEKRKPDTDPTVYAKKIVLKIDSLRGHGVPYDHISIVGTSQGGYIAQYISYYAKNPDLKFVFIGASFKNDSMNKDRELKLYGKVLSINEKTDAGAELLSRQLRFKNSDLKSFKEITLDTGLEHGFLFRALDEWIIPTKEWIQQ; this comes from the coding sequence TTGGAGGAGCATAGGCTGGATGAACTGCACCCTAAATACGGATTAGCGGCCTATTTAGCAATCTTACATAAACTTCAAGAGAAAAATACCTTGATACTATCTGAAAAGAGAAAGCCCGATACGGACCCTACCGTGTATGCAAAAAAAATTGTCCTTAAAATTGACAGCTTACGTGGCCACGGAGTTCCTTATGACCATATTTCAATTGTCGGGACTTCGCAGGGAGGCTATATCGCACAATATATTTCGTATTATGCTAAAAATCCAGATTTGAAATTTGTTTTTATCGGCGCAAGCTTTAAAAATGATTCGATGAATAAAGATCGGGAGCTCAAACTTTACGGCAAGGTTTTATCAATTAATGAAAAAACAGATGCCGGCGCAGAGTTATTATCAAGGCAACTTAGATTTAAAAATTCTGATTTAAAGTCTTTTAAAGAAATCACCCTTGACACAGGTTTGGAGCACGGCTTCCTGTTCAGGGCATTGGACGAATGGATAATCCCCACCAAGGAATGGATACAACAATGA
- a CDS encoding DinB family protein: MATTLIKDIIRQIHDLHDGDLWLDETFAKKIDQVNEIQAFTRPLPDLHSPAELLSHLIVWRRAVMGRLNGQVVRLELDDPSNWKTNDELRLAGWEALKKDFYQSKQEIIDLLNDKDDDYLDTFSVDYEKDFRYFLQGLVHHDLYHLGQLGISVKYLKK, translated from the coding sequence ATGGCAACAACCCTTATCAAAGATATTATCAGGCAAATCCATGATCTCCATGACGGCGATTTATGGCTGGATGAAACTTTTGCAAAGAAAATAGACCAGGTAAATGAGATCCAGGCCTTTACCCGGCCGCTTCCTGATCTGCACAGTCCTGCAGAACTGCTCTCTCACCTTATTGTCTGGCGTAGGGCAGTTATGGGAAGACTGAATGGTCAGGTGGTCCGTCTGGAATTGGATGATCCCAGCAATTGGAAAACCAACGATGAGCTGCGTCTTGCCGGATGGGAAGCGCTCAAAAAAGATTTTTACCAAAGCAAACAGGAGATCATCGACTTGCTCAACGATAAAGATGATGATTATCTCGATACTTTTTCGGTTGATTACGAAAAAGATTTCAGGTATTTCTTACAGGGACTTGTACATCATGACCTGTATCATCTTGGTCAGCTGGGTATCTCTGTGAAGTATTTAAAAAAGTAA
- a CDS encoding VOC family protein has protein sequence MAVGNQSGGRVFLFLETDNFDQSYHSMLENGISFVREPIVESYGTVAVFTDLYGNLWDLIERKF, from the coding sequence TTGGCAGTAGGAAATCAGAGTGGGGGAAGAGTATTCCTGTTCCTGGAGACGGATAATTTTGATCAGTCCTATCATTCTATGCTGGAGAATGGCATTTCATTCGTCCGCGAACCCATCGTTGAATCTTATGGAACCGTAGCTGTATTTACAGATTTATATGGTAATTTATGGGATCTGATTGAAAGAAAATTTTAG
- a CDS encoding MarR family winged helix-turn-helix transcriptional regulator, which produces MEVNIILNMLKVQSLITKKFDGLSLHGISLTDFMILHILSSVPGNRLKRIDLAEGIGLTASGITRIISPMEKMGLVVKEANERDARVSYVKLTSAGERVFKEAKVTAAHISKNLLAGISNDELKVFASQLKGLGGDL; this is translated from the coding sequence ATGGAAGTTAATATTATATTAAACATGCTGAAAGTTCAGTCTCTCATCACAAAAAAGTTTGATGGCCTGAGCCTTCATGGAATAAGCCTTACAGATTTTATGATCCTGCATATCTTAAGCAGTGTTCCCGGCAATCGCTTAAAGAGAATTGATCTGGCAGAAGGCATTGGTTTAACGGCATCCGGCATTACCCGGATTATTTCGCCTATGGAAAAGATGGGGCTTGTTGTAAAAGAAGCAAACGAAAGAGACGCCAGAGTCAGCTATGTGAAACTCACCTCTGCCGGCGAGCGTGTGTTTAAGGAAGCAAAGGTTACTGCGGCTCACATTTCTAAAAACCTTTTAGCTGGAATATCCAACGATGAACTAAAAGTTTTCGCTTCTCAATTGAAAGGGTTAGGAGGAGACCTGTAA
- a CDS encoding GIY-YIG nuclease family protein — MDKNYKKQLKARFLENKPLMGVLTILNTAENKIYVAGSMHLTALSNKIKFTLNSGQFDNVTLQEDWKRLGEGNFVFDHPIIIAPEENKMIDYKKQVQKAGNDMKEKLSKTIDIY; from the coding sequence ATGGATAAAAATTATAAAAAACAGTTGAAAGCCAGGTTTCTGGAAAATAAGCCTTTGATGGGAGTTTTAACCATTCTCAATACCGCAGAAAATAAGATATACGTTGCCGGAAGCATGCATTTAACCGCTCTTTCCAATAAGATAAAATTTACACTGAACAGCGGGCAATTTGACAACGTAACTTTACAGGAAGACTGGAAACGGCTTGGTGAAGGGAATTTCGTATTTGATCATCCCATCATCATTGCACCTGAGGAGAATAAAATGATTGACTATAAAAAACAGGTCCAAAAAGCCGGAAATGATATGAAAGAAAAGCTGAGTAAAACAATAGATATATACTGA
- a CDS encoding NmrA family NAD(P)-binding protein: protein MILVTTPTGNTGSMVLQQLLAQGQQIRIFLRDPKKISADVLEKVEVATGSLLNEYEFTQALQGCDTLYFCVPQSNTQEDVHAYYEGFAKVASQAIKKAGTKRVVYLSGGGKASNLQAGLITALHRGEDIISQSEASVRALRCPVFFETLLYQIASLKKAGIFSLPIDGNHKSPQIAVKDIASKAVELLIDKTWTGVEGCAIHGPADISYNEIAQLMSELTGKPIRFQQVSKEDYIQTLLGQHHTSEAFAISLTEMLTAIGNGLYDTEPRTESTTTPTTIKEWMIENLVPKIN from the coding sequence ATGATTTTAGTAACAACGCCAACAGGCAATACAGGTTCAATGGTTTTACAGCAATTGCTGGCACAGGGACAGCAGATCAGGATTTTTTTGAGAGACCCAAAAAAAATATCGGCAGATGTTTTGGAAAAAGTAGAAGTCGCCACGGGCTCCCTGCTGAATGAATATGAATTCACACAGGCGTTGCAGGGTTGTGATACCCTTTATTTTTGCGTGCCTCAAAGCAATACTCAGGAAGATGTACATGCCTATTATGAAGGTTTTGCAAAAGTAGCTTCACAGGCCATTAAAAAGGCAGGTACAAAAAGAGTGGTTTATCTATCCGGCGGCGGTAAAGCAAGTAATTTGCAGGCAGGCCTTATAACAGCACTGCACAGAGGCGAGGATATCATCAGCCAATCGGAAGCATCAGTAAGAGCATTGCGTTGCCCGGTATTTTTTGAGACCCTTCTGTATCAGATTGCATCTCTAAAAAAAGCCGGAATATTCTCTTTGCCAATTGACGGAAATCACAAATCGCCTCAAATCGCAGTAAAAGACATAGCATCAAAAGCAGTAGAACTTCTCATTGATAAAACCTGGACAGGCGTTGAAGGATGTGCGATTCATGGTCCGGCAGACATAAGCTACAATGAGATTGCGCAACTAATGAGTGAATTAACAGGTAAGCCTATTCGTTTTCAACAGGTTTCAAAAGAGGACTATATACAAACGCTTTTAGGGCAACATCATACAAGCGAAGCATTTGCAATCTCTTTAACAGAAATGTTGACAGCCATTGGTAACGGTTTGTATGACACAGAACCGAGAACAGAATCAACGACCACACCAACAACCATTAAGGAGTGGATGATTGAAAATTTAGTTCCTAAAATAAATTAA
- a CDS encoding VOC family protein: MKQSIIHISLLVRDYDEAIDFYSKKLGFDLIEDTCLSDTKRWVTSRFLRVLPPISSGSE; this comes from the coding sequence ATGAAACAGTCCATAATTCATATTTCACTTTTAGTAAGGGACTACGATGAGGCCATTGATTTTTACAGCAAAAAATTAGGATTTGATCTTATTGAAGATACCTGCCTTTCAGATACTAAACGGTGGGTGACCTCCCGGTTCCTCAGGGTGCTGCCTCCTATTAGCTCAGGCAGCGAATGA
- a CDS encoding alpha/beta fold hydrolase has protein sequence MTLRGGQAKERYYNSYYTEIFMNKAVFKSPEGKNKIIRAYEDAITNSSLNLKTNRLKTTYGDTYFLEAGSQQQEVLILLHGASSNATSWISDIAEYSKQYKVIAIDIIGEAGKSAETRPSYQTRDFAEWLKEIFDMLNIRKASIIGLSQGGWLALRFTISYPDQVDRLILLTPAGVIPTKTSFIIKALFYSLLGTNGRIKINSLVLGKQRVDSKIISFMDLIQTNFNARIEKEYIFSDDELSRLTMPVLLIGGDQDVIRSTQAIAARLQNIVKDITVNIIPKTGHVLVGLTSPVLTFLKMTKS, from the coding sequence ATGACCTTAAGAGGTGGTCAAGCGAAAGAGCGTTACTATAATTCTTATTATACAGAAATATTTATGAATAAAGCAGTCTTTAAAAGCCCTGAAGGGAAAAATAAAATTATCCGCGCCTACGAAGATGCGATAACGAATTCATCATTGAATTTGAAAACCAATAGGTTGAAAACAACTTATGGAGACACCTATTTTTTGGAGGCCGGCAGTCAACAGCAAGAAGTTTTAATTTTATTGCATGGCGCGTCCTCTAATGCGACGTCATGGATATCAGACATTGCCGAATATTCAAAACAATATAAAGTCATAGCAATAGATATTATCGGAGAAGCGGGAAAAAGCGCAGAAACCAGACCTTCTTACCAAACAAGAGATTTTGCGGAATGGCTAAAAGAAATTTTCGACATGCTCAATATCCGTAAAGCAAGTATAATCGGATTATCGCAAGGGGGTTGGCTGGCATTACGTTTTACAATAAGCTATCCTGACCAAGTCGATCGGCTGATTTTGCTGACACCTGCAGGGGTGATTCCTACTAAAACATCATTCATCATAAAAGCCCTGTTTTATTCCCTCTTGGGAACAAACGGACGTATCAAGATTAATAGCCTGGTTCTGGGAAAGCAGCGTGTGGATAGTAAGATTATCTCATTTATGGATTTAATACAAACCAATTTTAACGCGAGGATAGAAAAAGAATATATTTTTTCGGATGATGAACTCAGCCGTTTAACGATGCCTGTTTTACTTATTGGCGGAGATCAAGATGTAATCCGATCGACTCAGGCAATTGCCGCCCGATTGCAAAATATTGTCAAGGATATTACCGTAAACATCATTCCTAAGACGGGACATGTCTTGGTTGGATTGACATCACCAGTATTAACCTTTTTAAAAATGACAAAAAGCTGA
- a CDS encoding TetR/AcrR family transcriptional regulator, with translation MKTAKSENTKRLIIEKTASVFNTKGYAGTSINDLMNATGLSKGCIYGNFENKDEIALSVFDHNFARITQHMKERILATEHSIERLLVYPQTYKNYFRYPYLQAGCPILNTATEADDTHPKLKESAQKALGFWKTSIENQIKRGIQRNEIKADTDPTEMAVIMISMIEGAFMQAKVNSHMAELTIAMSFLEKLIKGIKA, from the coding sequence ATGAAAACTGCAAAATCCGAGAATACCAAGCGCCTGATTATCGAGAAAACCGCATCCGTATTTAATACAAAAGGCTATGCGGGCACATCGATAAATGATTTAATGAACGCCACAGGGCTTTCAAAAGGCTGCATCTACGGTAATTTCGAGAACAAGGACGAGATTGCACTGAGTGTGTTTGACCATAACTTCGCCAGGATTACTCAGCATATGAAAGAACGCATACTCGCTACGGAGCATTCAATAGAACGGTTACTGGTTTATCCGCAGACCTATAAAAATTATTTCAGGTATCCTTACCTTCAGGCAGGCTGCCCGATTTTAAATACCGCTACAGAAGCAGATGACACGCATCCTAAACTGAAAGAAAGCGCACAGAAAGCACTGGGCTTCTGGAAAACGTCTATTGAAAACCAGATAAAGCGAGGCATACAAAGGAATGAAATCAAGGCAGATACCGATCCAACTGAAATGGCCGTGATCATGATTTCAATGATCGAGGGGGCATTCATGCAGGCGAAGGTCAACAGCCATATGGCAGAGCTTACTATAGCCATGTCCTTTTTAGAAAAACTGATTAAAGGCATTAAAGCATAA